The Phyllopteryx taeniolatus isolate TA_2022b chromosome 17, UOR_Ptae_1.2, whole genome shotgun sequence genome window below encodes:
- the mink1 gene encoding misshapen-like kinase 1 isoform X3: MSENAPTRSLDDIDLAALRDPAGIFELVEVVGNGTYGQVYKGRHVKTGQLAAIKVMDVTEEEEEEIKAEINMLKKYSHHRNIATYYGAFVKKSPPGHDDQLWLVMEFCGAGSVTDLVKNTKGSSLKEDWIAYICREILRGLSHLHAHKVIHRDIKGQNVLLTENAEVKLVDFGVSAQLDRTVGRRNTFIGTPYWMAPEVIACDENPDSTYDYRSDIWSLGITAIEMAEGAPPLCDMHPMRALFLIPRNPPPKLKSKKWSKKFIDFIEACLVKTYPSRPSTEQLLKHTFIRDQPTERQVRIQLKDHIDRTRKKRGEKEETEYEYSGSDEEDENRSDDRESSSILNVPGESTLRRDFQRLQQENKERSEAHKRQQAQLAAQRRDPEEHKRQLLHDRQKRIEEQKEQRRRLEEQQRKEREMVRQQEKGPHRRLDDMRREEDRRLAEREQEYKRKQLEEQRQSERLQRQLQQEHAYLVSLQQQQQEKKPQLYHYNKNLEPNNKPTWAREVEERSKLNRQGSPKICTTVSDTAIQSRSDSISQSGVGQSAQTPPMQRPVEPQGVQGKFQMAHLVPLKPYAAPVPRSQSLCDQPTKTMSAFPTQDPSLAPTPRPIHSRELVRQNSDPTSETPAPQAHLIREDRGPWIRLPDVELPPKIPQRTASIATALNSNLTSGIRHPVRASNPDLSRNDRWERGDSIGIISNLPQTGSLERHRILSSSKMDSPILSHDSRQKPGESRTSSRPGRPADHGLFAKERAEEQPRPPVKANDYSSSSESSESSEESENGEGVDEEESPTDRHRDADTDSVNTMVVHEDEGEEAEGEQAGGYGDQTMLVQRTPEKRSHNGYTNLPDVVQPSHSPTDSVAHSSPGKDSVYDYQSRCLVKAPGKSSFTTFVDLGMYQTPGGAGDNISVTSSRFEQLKMEVRKGSMVNVNPTNTRPPTDTPEIRKYKKRFNSEILCAALWGVNLLVGTENGLKLLDRSGQGKVYPLINSRRFQQMDVLEGLNLLITISGKKNKVRVYYLAWLRNKILHNDPEVEKKQGWTTVGEMEGCVHYKVVKYERIKFLVIALKNAVEVYAWAPKPYHKFMAFKSFADLPHRPVLVDLTVEEGQRLKVIYGSCAGFHAIDVDSGNNYDIYIPVHIQSHVTPHAIVFLPSSDGMEMLLCYEDEGVYVNTYGRIIKDVVLQWGEMPTSVAHICSNQIMGWGEKAIEIRAVETGHLDGVFMHKRAQRLKFLCERNDKVFFASVRSGGSSQVYFMTLNRNCIMNW, from the exons ATGTCTGAAAACGCCCCCACGCGAAGCCTGGACGACATCGACCTGGCAGCTCTGAGG GATCCTGCAGGAATCTTCGAGCTGGTTGAGGTGGTCGGCAATGGGACTTATGGGCAGGTGTACAAG GGCCGCCATGTGAAGACGGGCCAGCTAGCGGCCATCAAGGTGATGGATGTtacagaggaggaagaggaggagatcaAAGCTGAAATCAACATgctgaaaaaatacagccaccACCGCAACATAGCCACGTATTACGGTGCCTTCGTCAAGAAGAGCCCACCAGGACACGATGACCAGCTTTGG TTGGTGATGGAGTTCTGCGGGGCTGGCTCAGTGACCGACTTGGTGAAAAACACAAAGGGGAGCTCTCTGAAGGAGGACTGGATTGCATACATCTGCCGAGAAATCCTTAGG GGCCTTTCCCACCTTCATGCCCATAAAGTCATCCACAGAGACATCAAGGGCCAGAATGTTCTGCTCACAGAGAACGCAGAGGTCAAACTTG TTGATTTTGGAGTCAGCGCCCAGCTGGACAGGACTGTCGGGCGTAGAAACACCTTCATCGGTACGCCTTACTGGATGGCGCCAGAAGTCATTGCCTGCGATGAAAATCCTGATTCTACCTACGACTACAGG AGTGATATCTGGTCCTTGGGAATCACCGCCATCGAAATGGCCGAAGGAGCGCCTC CACTGTGTGACATGCATCCAATGAGAGCCCTCTTCCTGATTCCCAGGAATCCCCCTCCTAAACTGAAATCCAAAAAGTG GTCTAAGAAATTTATTGACTTTATCGAGGCCTGCCTTGTGAAGACGTATCCCAGCCGACCGTCCACAGAGCAGCTGCTCAAGCACACTTTCATCAGGGACCAGCCTACTGAGCGGCAGGTCCGGATTCAGCTCAAAGACCACATTGACCGGACGCGCAAAAAAAGGGGGGAGAAAG AGGAGACAGAATACGAGTACAGCGGTAGTGATGAAGAGGATGAAAATCGTAGCGATGACAGAGAGTccag CTCGATCCTCAATGTGCCTGGAGAGTCCACCCTGCGTCGGGACTTCCAGCGTCTCCAACAGGAGAACAAGGAGCGGTCAGAGGCCCACAAGAGGCAGCAGGCCCAATTGGCTGCTCAGCGCAGGGACCCTGAGGAACACAAGAGGCAATTGCTGCATGACAGACAGAAACGCATTGAGGAGCAGAAAGAGCAGCGTCGGCGACTGGAAGAG CAACAGCGAAAGGAGAGAGAAATGGTGAGGCAGCAAGAAAAAGGGCCCCATCGGCGACTCGACGATATGAGACGGGAGGAAGATAGAAGATTGGCTGAAAGAGAGCAG GAGTATAAGCGTAAGCAGCTGGAGGAGCAGCGTCAGTCGGAGCGGCTGCAGAGGCAGCTACAACAGGAGCATGCTTACCTGGTGTCGCTGCAGCAACAGCAACAGGAAAAGAAGCCCCAACTCTACCACTATAACAAGAACTTGGAGCCCAACAACAAACCCACCTGGGCCCGCGAG GTGGAAGAGCGAAGTAAGCTCAACAGACAGGGCTCTCCAAAAATCTGTACCACTGTGTCCGACACGGCCATCCAGTCACGCTCAGACTCAATCAGCCAGTCTGGAGTGGGCCAGTCTGCTCAGACGCCCCCAATGCAGAGACCTGTTGAACCTCAAGGGGTGCAGGGCAAG TTCCAGATGGCCCACTTGGTGCCACTAAAGCCTTACGCGGCCCCTGTCCCACGCTCCCAGTCTCTGTGCGACCAGCCTACTAAGACCATGTCCGCGTTCCCTACCCAGGACCCGTCCCTCGCCCCCACGCCCCGACCCATCCACTCCAGAGAGCTAGTGCGTCAGAACTCAGACCCCACGTCTGAGACCCCCGCACCACAGGCACACCTAATCAGGGAGGATCGTGGGCCCTGGATCCGCTTGCCAGATGTGGAACTCCCGCCCAAG ATTCCCCAGAGGACCGCATCAATTGCCACGGCTCTCAACAGCAACCTGACTTCTGGCATTCGGCATCCAGTGAGAGCCAG TAATCCGGATCTCAGCCGAAACGATCGCTGGGAGAGAGGCGACAGTATTGGCATCATATCTAATCTGCCGCAGACGGGCTCGTTGGAGAGGCACCGCATCCTCA GTTCCTCCAAAATGGATTCACCGATTCTATCCCATGATAGCCGTCAGAAGCCAGGGGAGTCTCGCACCTCTTCTCGCCCAGGGCGTCCCGCT GACCACGGCCTCTTTGCCAAAGAGCGTGCTGAGGAACAGCCGAGGCCCCCAGTCAAGGCCAACGATTACTCCTCGTCCTCGGAGAGCAGCGAGAGTAGTGAAGAGAGCGAAAATGGAGAAGGGGTAGACGAGGAGGAGAGCCCCACTGATCG TCACAGGGATGCCGACACCGATTCAGTCAACACGATGGTGGTTCATGAAGACGAGGGCGAGGAGGCAGAAGGAGAGCAAGCTGGAGGTTATGGAGATCAGACCATGTTGGTGCAAAGG ACCCCAGAGAAGCGGAGCCACAATGGATACACCAACTTGCCGGATGTGGTGCAGCCCTCCCACTCCCCCACTGATTCCGTCGCACACTCTTCCCCTGGGAAGGACTCCGTGTATGAT TATCAGTCCAGATGTTTGGTCAAGGCACCTGGCAAGTCCTCCTTCACCACTTTTGTGGATCTTGGAATGTACCAGACACCGGGAGGTGCCGGGGATAACATCTCTGTTACCA GCTCAAGGTTTGAACAGCTGAAGATGGAGGTGAGGAAAGGTTCCATGGTGAATGTGAATCCCACCAACACGCGGCCCCCGACTGACACACCGGAGATCCGAAAGTACAAGAAGAGGTTCAACTCCGAGATCCTGTGTGCAGCGCTTTGGG GTGTGAACCTGTTGGTGGGGACGGAGAACGGTTTGAAGCTGCTGGACCGCAGTGGACAGGGCAAAGTTTATCCACTCATCAACTCTCGCCGGTTCCAGCAGATGGACGTTTTGGAGGGCCTCAACCTGCTCATCACGATTTCAG GCAAGAAGAACAAGGTGCGCGTTTACTACCTGGCCTGGCTGAGGAATAAGATCCTGCACAATGACCCCGAAGTGGAGAAGAAGCAAGGCTGGACCACTGTGGGCGAGATGGAGGGCTGCGTGCACTACAAAGTTG TGAAATATGAGCGGATAAAGTTTCTGGTGATCGCTTTGAAGAATGCGGTGGAAGTGTATGCTTGGGCGCCCAAGCCTTATCACAAATTCATGGCCTTCAAG TCATTTGCAGACCTGCCACACAGGCCTGTCCTTGTGGACCTGACTGTGGAGGAGGGTCAGAGGTTGAAGGTCATCTACGGTTCCTGTGCTGGCTTCCACGCCATCGACGTGGACTCTGGAAACAACTACGACATTTACATCCCGGTTCAT ATCCAGAGCCACGTGACGCCGCACGCTATCGTGTTCCTGCCCAGTTCCGACGGGATGGAGATGCTTCTGTGCTACGAGGATGAGGGCGTCTACGTCAACACGTATGGACGCATCATCAAGGATGTGGTCCTGCAGTGGGGAGAAATGCCGACATCTGTTG CTCATATCTGCTCCAATCAGATCATGGGCTGGGGAGAAAAAGCCATCGAGATCCGTGCCGTGGAGACTGGACACCTGGACGGCGTCTTCATGCACAAGAGAGCTCAGAGGCTCAAGTTCCTTTGCGAGAGGAACGACAAG GTGTTCTTCGCCTCGGTGCGCTCGGGAGGCAGCAGCCAGGTGTACTTCATGACCTTGAACAGGAACTGCATCATGAACTGGTGA
- the mink1 gene encoding misshapen-like kinase 1 isoform X2, whose protein sequence is MSENAPTRSLDDIDLAALRDPAGIFELVEVVGNGTYGQVYKGRHVKTGQLAAIKVMDVTEEEEEEIKAEINMLKKYSHHRNIATYYGAFVKKSPPGHDDQLWLVMEFCGAGSVTDLVKNTKGSSLKEDWIAYICREILRGLSHLHAHKVIHRDIKGQNVLLTENAEVKLVDFGVSAQLDRTVGRRNTFIGTPYWMAPEVIACDENPDSTYDYRVSAALCALG, encoded by the exons ATGTCTGAAAACGCCCCCACGCGAAGCCTGGACGACATCGACCTGGCAGCTCTGAGG GATCCTGCAGGAATCTTCGAGCTGGTTGAGGTGGTCGGCAATGGGACTTATGGGCAGGTGTACAAG GGCCGCCATGTGAAGACGGGCCAGCTAGCGGCCATCAAGGTGATGGATGTtacagaggaggaagaggaggagatcaAAGCTGAAATCAACATgctgaaaaaatacagccaccACCGCAACATAGCCACGTATTACGGTGCCTTCGTCAAGAAGAGCCCACCAGGACACGATGACCAGCTTTGG TTGGTGATGGAGTTCTGCGGGGCTGGCTCAGTGACCGACTTGGTGAAAAACACAAAGGGGAGCTCTCTGAAGGAGGACTGGATTGCATACATCTGCCGAGAAATCCTTAGG GGCCTTTCCCACCTTCATGCCCATAAAGTCATCCACAGAGACATCAAGGGCCAGAATGTTCTGCTCACAGAGAACGCAGAGGTCAAACTTG TTGATTTTGGAGTCAGCGCCCAGCTGGACAGGACTGTCGGGCGTAGAAACACCTTCATCGGTACGCCTTACTGGATGGCGCCAGAAGTCATTGCCTGCGATGAAAATCCTGATTCTACCTACGACTACAGGGTATCAGCAGCTCTGTGTGCGCTTGGATGA
- the gnb2 gene encoding guanine nucleotide-binding protein G(I)/G(S)/G(T) subunit beta-2 produces MSELEQLRQEAEQLRNQIRDARKACGDSTLTQITAGLDPVGRIQMRTRRTLRGHLAKIYAMHWGSDSRLLVSASQDGKLIVWDSYTTNKIHAIPLRSSWVMTCAYAPSGNYVACGGLDNICSIYCLKTREGNVRISRELPGHTGYLSCCRFIDDNQIITSSGDTTCALWDIETSQQTTVFSGHTGDVMSLSLAPDLRTFVSGACDASVKLWDIRDSMCRQTFTGHESDINAICFFPNGSAFATGSDDATCRLFDLRADQELSLYCHDNIICGITSVAFSRSGRLLLAGYDDFNCNIWDAMKGDRAGVLAGHDNRVSCLGVTDDGMAVSTGSWDSFLKIWN; encoded by the exons ATGAGTGAGCTGGAGCAGCTTCGCCAGGAGGCCGAGCAGCTGAGGAACCAGATTCGA GACGCCAGGAAAGCATGCGGGGATTCGACCTTGACGCAG ATAACTGCCGGTCTGGATCCAGTGGGGCGGATACAGATGCGAACAAGACGCACGCTTCGAGGCCACCTCGCGAAGATCTATGCCATGCACTGGGGGTCAGACTCAAG GCTTCTCGTTAGCGCCTCTCAAGACGGCAAACTGATCGTGTGGGACAGCTACACCACCAACAAG ATCCACGCCATCCCCCTGCGCTCCTCCTGGGTGATGACCTGTGCGTACGCCCCATCTGGGAACTACGTGGCATGTGGAGGCCTCGATAACATCTGCTCCATCTACTGCCTGAAAACACGCGAGGGGAACGTCAGGATCAGCAGGGAACTGCCCGGGCATACAG GTTACCTGTCATGTTGCCGTTTCATCGACGACAATCAAATCATCACGAGTTCAGGAGACACCACCTG CGCGTTGTGGGACATCGAGACGAGCCAGCAGACCACGGTGTTCTCGGGCCACACGGGCGACGTCATGAGTCTGTCCCTGGCGCCCGACCTGCGGACCTTTGTGTCGGGGGCCTGCGACGCCTCGGTCAAGCTGTGGGACATCAGAGACAGCATGTGTCGACAGACCTTCACCGGACACGAGTCGGATATCAACGCCATCTGC TTCTTCCCCAACGGCAGCGCCTTCGCCACGGGCTCCGACGACGCCACCTGCAGGCTGTTCGACCTGCGCGCCGACCAGGAACTCAGCCTCTATTGCCACGACAACATCATCTGCGGCATCACCTCGGTGGCTTTCTCCCGCTCGGGCCGCCTGCTGCTGGCGGGCTACGACGACTTCAACTGCAACATCTGGGACGCCATGAAGGGAGACAGAGCAG GAGTCCTCGCCGGCCATGACAATCGTGTGAGCTGTCTGGGTGTGACCGATGATGGCATGGCTGTGTCCACCGGGTCCTGGGACAGCTTCCTCAAGATCTggaactaa
- the mink1 gene encoding misshapen-like kinase 1 isoform X1 produces MSENAPTRSLDDIDLAALRDPAGIFELVEVVGNGTYGQVYKGRHVKTGQLAAIKVMDVTEEEEEEIKAEINMLKKYSHHRNIATYYGAFVKKSPPGHDDQLWLVMEFCGAGSVTDLVKNTKGSSLKEDWIAYICREILRGLSHLHAHKVIHRDIKGQNVLLTENAEVKLVDFGVSAQLDRTVGRRNTFIGTPYWMAPEVIACDENPDSTYDYRSDIWSLGITAIEMAEGAPPLCDMHPMRALFLIPRNPPPKLKSKKWSKKFIDFIEACLVKTYPSRPSTEQLLKHTFIRDQPTERQVRIQLKDHIDRTRKKRGEKEETEYEYSGSDEEDENRSDDRESSSILNVPGESTLRRDFQRLQQENKERSEAHKRQQAQLAAQRRDPEEHKRQLLHDRQKRIEEQKEQRRRLEEQQRKEREMVRQQEKGPHRRLDDMRREEDRRLAEREQEFIRHKLEEEQRQLEILQQQLLQEQALLMEYKRKQLEEQRQSERLQRQLQQEHAYLVSLQQQQQEKKPQLYHYNKNLEPNNKPTWAREVEERSKLNRQGSPKICTTVSDTAIQSRSDSISQSGVGQSAQTPPMQRPVEPQGVQGKFQMAHLVPLKPYAAPVPRSQSLCDQPTKTMSAFPTQDPSLAPTPRPIHSRELVRQNSDPTSETPAPQAHLIREDRGPWIRLPDVELPPKIPQRTASIATALNSNLTSGIRHPVRASNPDLSRNDRWERGDSIGIISNLPQTGSLERHRILSSSKMDSPILSHDSRQKPGESRTSSRPGRPADHGLFAKERAEEQPRPPVKANDYSSSSESSESSEESENGEGVDEEESPTDRHRDADTDSVNTMVVHEDEGEEAEGEQAGGYGDQTMLVQRTPEKRSHNGYTNLPDVVQPSHSPTDSVAHSSPGKDSVYDYQSRCLVKAPGKSSFTTFVDLGMYQTPGGAGDNISVTSSRFEQLKMEVRKGSMVNVNPTNTRPPTDTPEIRKYKKRFNSEILCAALWGVNLLVGTENGLKLLDRSGQGKVYPLINSRRFQQMDVLEGLNLLITISGKKNKVRVYYLAWLRNKILHNDPEVEKKQGWTTVGEMEGCVHYKVVKYERIKFLVIALKNAVEVYAWAPKPYHKFMAFKSFADLPHRPVLVDLTVEEGQRLKVIYGSCAGFHAIDVDSGNNYDIYIPVHIQSHVTPHAIVFLPSSDGMEMLLCYEDEGVYVNTYGRIIKDVVLQWGEMPTSVAHICSNQIMGWGEKAIEIRAVETGHLDGVFMHKRAQRLKFLCERNDKVFFASVRSGGSSQVYFMTLNRNCIMNW; encoded by the exons ATGTCTGAAAACGCCCCCACGCGAAGCCTGGACGACATCGACCTGGCAGCTCTGAGG GATCCTGCAGGAATCTTCGAGCTGGTTGAGGTGGTCGGCAATGGGACTTATGGGCAGGTGTACAAG GGCCGCCATGTGAAGACGGGCCAGCTAGCGGCCATCAAGGTGATGGATGTtacagaggaggaagaggaggagatcaAAGCTGAAATCAACATgctgaaaaaatacagccaccACCGCAACATAGCCACGTATTACGGTGCCTTCGTCAAGAAGAGCCCACCAGGACACGATGACCAGCTTTGG TTGGTGATGGAGTTCTGCGGGGCTGGCTCAGTGACCGACTTGGTGAAAAACACAAAGGGGAGCTCTCTGAAGGAGGACTGGATTGCATACATCTGCCGAGAAATCCTTAGG GGCCTTTCCCACCTTCATGCCCATAAAGTCATCCACAGAGACATCAAGGGCCAGAATGTTCTGCTCACAGAGAACGCAGAGGTCAAACTTG TTGATTTTGGAGTCAGCGCCCAGCTGGACAGGACTGTCGGGCGTAGAAACACCTTCATCGGTACGCCTTACTGGATGGCGCCAGAAGTCATTGCCTGCGATGAAAATCCTGATTCTACCTACGACTACAGG AGTGATATCTGGTCCTTGGGAATCACCGCCATCGAAATGGCCGAAGGAGCGCCTC CACTGTGTGACATGCATCCAATGAGAGCCCTCTTCCTGATTCCCAGGAATCCCCCTCCTAAACTGAAATCCAAAAAGTG GTCTAAGAAATTTATTGACTTTATCGAGGCCTGCCTTGTGAAGACGTATCCCAGCCGACCGTCCACAGAGCAGCTGCTCAAGCACACTTTCATCAGGGACCAGCCTACTGAGCGGCAGGTCCGGATTCAGCTCAAAGACCACATTGACCGGACGCGCAAAAAAAGGGGGGAGAAAG AGGAGACAGAATACGAGTACAGCGGTAGTGATGAAGAGGATGAAAATCGTAGCGATGACAGAGAGTccag CTCGATCCTCAATGTGCCTGGAGAGTCCACCCTGCGTCGGGACTTCCAGCGTCTCCAACAGGAGAACAAGGAGCGGTCAGAGGCCCACAAGAGGCAGCAGGCCCAATTGGCTGCTCAGCGCAGGGACCCTGAGGAACACAAGAGGCAATTGCTGCATGACAGACAGAAACGCATTGAGGAGCAGAAAGAGCAGCGTCGGCGACTGGAAGAG CAACAGCGAAAGGAGAGAGAAATGGTGAGGCAGCAAGAAAAAGGGCCCCATCGGCGACTCGACGATATGAGACGGGAGGAAGATAGAAGATTGGCTGAAAGAGAGCAG GAGTTTATAAGACATAAGTTAGAGGAAGAGCAGCGGCAGCTAGAAATCCTTCAGCAGCAGCTGCTTCAGGAGCAGGCACTGCTTATG GAGTATAAGCGTAAGCAGCTGGAGGAGCAGCGTCAGTCGGAGCGGCTGCAGAGGCAGCTACAACAGGAGCATGCTTACCTGGTGTCGCTGCAGCAACAGCAACAGGAAAAGAAGCCCCAACTCTACCACTATAACAAGAACTTGGAGCCCAACAACAAACCCACCTGGGCCCGCGAG GTGGAAGAGCGAAGTAAGCTCAACAGACAGGGCTCTCCAAAAATCTGTACCACTGTGTCCGACACGGCCATCCAGTCACGCTCAGACTCAATCAGCCAGTCTGGAGTGGGCCAGTCTGCTCAGACGCCCCCAATGCAGAGACCTGTTGAACCTCAAGGGGTGCAGGGCAAG TTCCAGATGGCCCACTTGGTGCCACTAAAGCCTTACGCGGCCCCTGTCCCACGCTCCCAGTCTCTGTGCGACCAGCCTACTAAGACCATGTCCGCGTTCCCTACCCAGGACCCGTCCCTCGCCCCCACGCCCCGACCCATCCACTCCAGAGAGCTAGTGCGTCAGAACTCAGACCCCACGTCTGAGACCCCCGCACCACAGGCACACCTAATCAGGGAGGATCGTGGGCCCTGGATCCGCTTGCCAGATGTGGAACTCCCGCCCAAG ATTCCCCAGAGGACCGCATCAATTGCCACGGCTCTCAACAGCAACCTGACTTCTGGCATTCGGCATCCAGTGAGAGCCAG TAATCCGGATCTCAGCCGAAACGATCGCTGGGAGAGAGGCGACAGTATTGGCATCATATCTAATCTGCCGCAGACGGGCTCGTTGGAGAGGCACCGCATCCTCA GTTCCTCCAAAATGGATTCACCGATTCTATCCCATGATAGCCGTCAGAAGCCAGGGGAGTCTCGCACCTCTTCTCGCCCAGGGCGTCCCGCT GACCACGGCCTCTTTGCCAAAGAGCGTGCTGAGGAACAGCCGAGGCCCCCAGTCAAGGCCAACGATTACTCCTCGTCCTCGGAGAGCAGCGAGAGTAGTGAAGAGAGCGAAAATGGAGAAGGGGTAGACGAGGAGGAGAGCCCCACTGATCG TCACAGGGATGCCGACACCGATTCAGTCAACACGATGGTGGTTCATGAAGACGAGGGCGAGGAGGCAGAAGGAGAGCAAGCTGGAGGTTATGGAGATCAGACCATGTTGGTGCAAAGG ACCCCAGAGAAGCGGAGCCACAATGGATACACCAACTTGCCGGATGTGGTGCAGCCCTCCCACTCCCCCACTGATTCCGTCGCACACTCTTCCCCTGGGAAGGACTCCGTGTATGAT TATCAGTCCAGATGTTTGGTCAAGGCACCTGGCAAGTCCTCCTTCACCACTTTTGTGGATCTTGGAATGTACCAGACACCGGGAGGTGCCGGGGATAACATCTCTGTTACCA GCTCAAGGTTTGAACAGCTGAAGATGGAGGTGAGGAAAGGTTCCATGGTGAATGTGAATCCCACCAACACGCGGCCCCCGACTGACACACCGGAGATCCGAAAGTACAAGAAGAGGTTCAACTCCGAGATCCTGTGTGCAGCGCTTTGGG GTGTGAACCTGTTGGTGGGGACGGAGAACGGTTTGAAGCTGCTGGACCGCAGTGGACAGGGCAAAGTTTATCCACTCATCAACTCTCGCCGGTTCCAGCAGATGGACGTTTTGGAGGGCCTCAACCTGCTCATCACGATTTCAG GCAAGAAGAACAAGGTGCGCGTTTACTACCTGGCCTGGCTGAGGAATAAGATCCTGCACAATGACCCCGAAGTGGAGAAGAAGCAAGGCTGGACCACTGTGGGCGAGATGGAGGGCTGCGTGCACTACAAAGTTG TGAAATATGAGCGGATAAAGTTTCTGGTGATCGCTTTGAAGAATGCGGTGGAAGTGTATGCTTGGGCGCCCAAGCCTTATCACAAATTCATGGCCTTCAAG TCATTTGCAGACCTGCCACACAGGCCTGTCCTTGTGGACCTGACTGTGGAGGAGGGTCAGAGGTTGAAGGTCATCTACGGTTCCTGTGCTGGCTTCCACGCCATCGACGTGGACTCTGGAAACAACTACGACATTTACATCCCGGTTCAT ATCCAGAGCCACGTGACGCCGCACGCTATCGTGTTCCTGCCCAGTTCCGACGGGATGGAGATGCTTCTGTGCTACGAGGATGAGGGCGTCTACGTCAACACGTATGGACGCATCATCAAGGATGTGGTCCTGCAGTGGGGAGAAATGCCGACATCTGTTG CTCATATCTGCTCCAATCAGATCATGGGCTGGGGAGAAAAAGCCATCGAGATCCGTGCCGTGGAGACTGGACACCTGGACGGCGTCTTCATGCACAAGAGAGCTCAGAGGCTCAAGTTCCTTTGCGAGAGGAACGACAAG GTGTTCTTCGCCTCGGTGCGCTCGGGAGGCAGCAGCCAGGTGTACTTCATGACCTTGAACAGGAACTGCATCATGAACTGGTGA